A window from Aliamphritea hakodatensis encodes these proteins:
- a CDS encoding BLUF domain-containing protein: MSEHLKQFAYISHELLDFQEEDLRELLLQSRKKNKDMGLTGLLLFDKPVFMQVLEGPAASIDQIIADIRADKRHYSMDIIYSNDDLQDREFANWRMGCRILGNRTRNDYSQLDSRIRRLLSVGRPNGQLAHQILMEFHGMKDAFLDL, translated from the coding sequence GTGTCAGAGCATTTAAAGCAGTTTGCTTATATCAGTCATGAATTACTGGATTTTCAGGAAGAGGATTTGCGTGAGTTACTGCTTCAGTCGCGCAAGAAGAATAAAGATATGGGCCTTACAGGCCTGCTGCTATTTGATAAGCCAGTATTTATGCAGGTGCTGGAAGGGCCGGCGGCTTCCATCGATCAGATCATTGCCGATATCCGGGCAGATAAACGCCATTATTCGATGGATATTATTTACTCCAATGATGATTTGCAGGACCGTGAATTTGCTAACTGGCGTATGGGGTGCCGCATTCTCGGCAACCGCACCCGCAATGATTATTCTCAGCTGGACAGTCGCATTCGCCGGTTACTGAGTGTTGGCCGGCCAAATGGCCAGTTGGCCCATCAGATACTGATGGAGTTTCACGGGATGAAGGATGCGTTTCTGGATCTGTAA
- a CDS encoding ABC transporter permease subunit has product MQQRKSLFLNTSATLGFIFLYAPIIALIVYSFNKSKLVTVWGGWSLKWYSALFNNEQIMTAAWLSLKVAFLSATIAVVLGTLAGFVLSRMGRFPGKLVLSGWITAPLVMPEVITGLSLLLLFVAMEGAFGWPSGRGIGTIIIAHSTFCLAYVAVIVQSRLSAMDESLEEAAMDLGAKPFSLFFLVTLPLISPAIISGWLLSFTLSLDDLVIASFVSGPGNSTLPMVIFSKVRLGVTPEVNALATIMIGIVALGVVGAIWQMRRQNRMMNRID; this is encoded by the coding sequence ATGCAACAACGTAAATCACTGTTCCTGAACACCAGCGCGACCCTGGGATTTATCTTCCTGTACGCGCCGATCATTGCGCTGATCGTTTACAGTTTCAACAAATCCAAACTGGTCACCGTGTGGGGGGGCTGGTCGCTGAAATGGTACAGCGCGCTGTTTAACAACGAGCAGATCATGACCGCCGCCTGGCTGAGTCTGAAAGTTGCCTTCCTCAGTGCCACCATCGCGGTGGTGCTGGGTACCCTGGCGGGCTTCGTGCTGTCGCGGATGGGCCGCTTTCCGGGCAAGCTGGTCCTGTCCGGCTGGATCACCGCGCCGCTGGTGATGCCGGAAGTCATTACCGGTCTCTCCCTGTTGCTGCTGTTTGTGGCGATGGAAGGGGCCTTTGGCTGGCCGTCAGGCCGGGGCATCGGCACCATCATCATTGCCCACAGTACTTTCTGTCTGGCCTATGTGGCGGTGATCGTGCAGTCACGTTTATCTGCCATGGATGAATCGCTGGAAGAAGCCGCGATGGACCTGGGGGCCAAGCCGTTCAGCCTGTTCTTCCTGGTGACCTTGCCGCTGATCTCCCCGGCGATCATCTCCGGCTGGCTGCTGTCGTTCACCCTGTCGCTGGATGATCTGGTGATCGCCAGCTTCGTCTCCGGCCCGGGTAACAGTACGCTGCCTATGGTGATCTTCTCCAAGGTGCGCTTAGGTGTGACGCCGGAAGTAAACGCCCTGGCGACCATCATGATCGGCATTGTGGCGCTGGGTGTGGTCGGGGCTATCTGGCAGATGCGCCGCCAGAACCGAATGATGAACCGGATCGATTAA
- a CDS encoding ABC transporter permease subunit → MGRLIYALRHLSLGRWTVISLPSLWLAIFFFVPFLVVFKISLAEPTISIPPYSSLLEWDPEESFATLKLNLGNYLYLFEDAFYLEAYLSSIRIAAVSTFFTLLVAFPMAYLIARSKSTTRILLLSLVILPFWTSFLLRVYAWMGFLKKNGLINEFLLSFGIIDQPLTMLQTDFAVYIGIVYTYLPFMVLPLYTALEKMDLTLLEAAEDLGGRPLQNFFLITLPQAVPGIIAGCLLVFIPAVGEYVIPALLGGSDTLMIGKVLWDEFFLNRDWPMASAVATVMLIVLVLPIMLIRNTKAGKELA, encoded by the coding sequence ATGGGGCGCCTGATCTATGCATTACGTCACCTGAGTCTCGGCCGCTGGACGGTTATCTCACTGCCAAGCCTGTGGCTGGCCATCTTCTTTTTCGTGCCGTTTCTGGTGGTGTTCAAAATCTCCCTGGCGGAGCCGACCATCTCGATTCCGCCGTACAGCTCCCTGCTGGAGTGGGACCCGGAAGAGTCCTTTGCCACCCTGAAGCTGAACCTGGGTAACTACCTTTACCTGTTTGAAGACGCCTTCTATCTGGAAGCCTATTTAAGCTCGATCCGCATTGCTGCGGTATCGACCTTCTTTACCTTACTGGTGGCCTTCCCGATGGCGTACCTGATCGCCCGCAGCAAATCCACCACCCGGATTTTACTGCTGTCGCTGGTGATCCTGCCATTCTGGACCTCCTTCCTGTTGCGGGTATACGCCTGGATGGGCTTCCTGAAAAAGAACGGCCTGATCAACGAATTTCTGTTGTCTTTTGGCATCATCGATCAGCCGCTGACCATGCTGCAGACCGACTTTGCCGTCTACATCGGCATCGTTTATACCTATCTGCCATTCATGGTGCTGCCACTGTACACCGCGCTGGAAAAAATGGATCTGACCCTGCTGGAAGCGGCGGAAGATCTGGGCGGACGCCCGCTGCAGAACTTCTTCCTCATTACCCTGCCACAGGCGGTACCGGGCATCATTGCCGGCTGCTTACTGGTGTTCATTCCGGCGGTAGGTGAGTACGTGATTCCGGCATTGCTGGGCGGCTCCGATACCCTGATGATCGGTAAGGTGCTGTGGGACGAGTTCTTCCTCAACCGCGACTGGCCGATGGCAAGTGCCGTAGCGACCGTGATGCTGATCGTGCTGGTCCTGCCGATCATGCTGATCCGAAACACTAAAGCCGGGAAGGAGCTAGCCTGA
- a CDS encoding ABC transporter ATP-binding protein, which yields MTETQVIDSPAVAQSTPDEIPLWKQDGAQPFLRIENITKKFGDFTAVDNISLDIYKNELFCLLGGSGSGKSTLLRMLAGFEAPTSGKIIIDGVDMSGIQPWKRPVNMMFQSYALFPHLSVEENVAFGLKREGVPRAEVKDRVAQMLELVQMGHLNKRKPHQLSGGQRQRIALARSLIKQPKLLLLDEPLGALDKKLREETQFELINIQEKLGVTFVVVTHDQEEAMTLSTRIGVMDQGKIVQTAEPHDVYEYPSNRFVAEFIGSVNMFEGRVIEDEPDSVRIHSKEAGGELYVNHGISCSPNQKVHVALRPEKIKVSRRKPDQDVNCIVGTIEEIAYMGSMSVFRIRLPSGKEVRITQPNLSRNMGERFTWEDQVYMSWDADSSVVLTS from the coding sequence ATGACTGAAACTCAGGTGATTGACAGCCCAGCTGTGGCGCAATCTACTCCGGACGAAATCCCTTTATGGAAACAGGACGGCGCCCAGCCATTTCTGCGGATTGAAAACATCACCAAGAAGTTTGGTGACTTTACCGCCGTGGATAACATCTCGCTGGATATCTATAAGAACGAACTGTTTTGTCTGCTGGGCGGCTCCGGCTCCGGGAAAAGTACCCTGTTGCGCATGCTGGCAGGCTTTGAAGCACCGACCTCCGGTAAGATCATTATCGACGGCGTGGACATGTCCGGCATTCAGCCGTGGAAACGCCCGGTGAATATGATGTTCCAGTCTTATGCTCTGTTCCCGCATCTGAGCGTGGAAGAGAACGTCGCCTTTGGCCTCAAGCGTGAAGGCGTGCCCCGGGCAGAAGTGAAAGACCGGGTGGCACAGATGCTGGAGCTGGTACAGATGGGCCATCTGAATAAGCGTAAGCCTCATCAGTTGTCCGGCGGTCAGCGCCAGCGGATCGCCCTGGCCCGCTCCCTGATCAAGCAGCCTAAGCTGTTATTGCTGGATGAACCTTTAGGCGCACTGGATAAAAAGCTCCGGGAAGAAACCCAGTTTGAGCTGATCAACATCCAGGAAAAACTTGGCGTCACCTTCGTGGTGGTCACCCACGACCAGGAAGAGGCGATGACCCTGTCGACCCGGATCGGCGTGATGGATCAGGGCAAGATCGTCCAGACCGCAGAACCCCACGATGTCTACGAATACCCGAGCAACCGCTTCGTCGCGGAGTTCATCGGTTCGGTGAATATGTTTGAAGGCCGGGTCATTGAAGATGAACCGGACAGCGTACGGATTCACTCTAAAGAAGCCGGCGGTGAGCTTTATGTCAATCATGGCATCAGCTGTTCGCCGAACCAGAAAGTGCATGTGGCACTGCGCCCGGAGAAGATCAAGGTCAGCCGCCGCAAACCGGATCAGGACGTTAACTGCATCGTCGGCACCATCGAAGAAATTGCCTACATGGGCAGCATGTCCGTGTTCCGTATTCGCCTGCCCAGCGGTAAGGAAGTCCGTATTACCCAGCCAAACCTGTCCCGTAACATGGGCGAACGCTTCACCTGGGAAGATCAGGTCTATATGTCCTGGGATGCCGACAGCAGCGTGGTATTAACCTCATGA
- a CDS encoding GntR family transcriptional regulator, with the protein MDKHSPITLNPRPRNDSQTITQWVYQSLRRAVMDGDFLPGRQLTIRALAQMLDVSPMPVREALRQLAAENALTILGNRRVMVPQMTAMKFTELCEARIAIECHAAARALPYIDAPQLLALQQQDAAINAAQDSGNLAQINHHNQEFHRLMYSANPHQVSLPLIESLWLQLGPFMRLASSSISEHYLVDRHSEAMQAIERKDAVALQLAIAADIRDGVAFANNPQQLQSFINHSNG; encoded by the coding sequence ATGGATAAACACTCGCCCATTACACTTAACCCACGTCCCCGGAACGACAGCCAGACGATCACCCAGTGGGTGTATCAGAGCCTGCGACGTGCGGTGATGGACGGTGATTTCCTGCCCGGCCGGCAACTCACCATCCGTGCTCTGGCCCAGATGCTGGATGTCAGCCCAATGCCGGTTCGTGAAGCACTGCGCCAGTTAGCGGCAGAAAACGCCCTGACTATTCTGGGTAACCGCCGGGTAATGGTGCCACAAATGACGGCCATGAAATTTACCGAACTCTGTGAAGCACGTATTGCAATTGAGTGCCACGCAGCAGCTCGCGCCCTGCCCTACATCGACGCCCCGCAATTACTCGCATTACAGCAGCAGGACGCCGCCATTAATGCCGCTCAGGACAGTGGCAACCTTGCGCAGATAAACCATCACAATCAGGAATTCCATCGCCTGATGTACAGTGCGAACCCTCATCAGGTCAGCCTGCCACTGATCGAAAGCCTGTGGTTACAGCTGGGGCCTTTTATGCGTCTGGCCAGCAGCAGCATCAGCGAACACTACCTGGTTGACCGGCACAGCGAAGCGATGCAGGCGATTGAACGCAAAGACGCCGTTGCACTGCAACTGGCCATTGCCGCTGACATCCGCGACGGCGTGGCCTTCGCCAATAACCCCCAGCAACTGCAAAGTTTCATTAATCACTCCAACGGCTAG
- a CDS encoding aspartate aminotransferase family protein: MSQQANSQDIQTADREHHIHPFSNTGALNKQGARVIEKAEGVYLWDSEGNKILDGMAGLWCVNLGYGRQELVDAAATQMQQLPYYNTFFKTTHAPAARLAKAIAEVTPGDLNHIFFAGSGSEAVDTIIRLVRQYWCIENKPYRNIIISRENAYHGSTLAGASLGGMGGMHKQGAPGVPGIEHIRQPYWYGEAGDMSEEEFGVACAQALEDKILEVGPDNVAAFIGEPIQGAGGVIVPPANYWQEIQKICRKYDILLAADEVICGFGRTGNWFGSQTLDIQPDIMSMAKGLSSGYLPISAVAIGGRIANALINHDDDFNHGFTYSGHPAAAAVALENIRIMKEEKIVERVANDIGPYFQQKLREALADHPLVGHIEGMGLVAGIALMKDKATKTPFGDDIDIGMICRDHCFANNLIMRAVGSRMVLSPPLVISHAEVDEICEKAKLCFDKTLGSVAE; this comes from the coding sequence ATGTCACAGCAAGCCAACAGTCAGGACATTCAAACCGCTGACCGGGAACATCATATCCATCCGTTCAGCAACACCGGCGCACTGAACAAACAGGGTGCCCGGGTTATCGAAAAGGCCGAAGGGGTCTATCTCTGGGACAGTGAAGGTAACAAGATCCTCGACGGCATGGCCGGTCTGTGGTGCGTCAACCTGGGCTACGGCCGTCAGGAACTGGTGGATGCCGCTGCCACCCAGATGCAACAACTGCCGTATTACAATACCTTCTTTAAAACCACCCACGCCCCGGCTGCCAGGCTGGCTAAAGCCATCGCCGAAGTAACGCCGGGCGATCTGAACCATATTTTCTTTGCCGGCTCAGGTTCTGAAGCCGTTGATACCATCATCCGTCTGGTCCGTCAGTACTGGTGCATCGAAAACAAGCCTTACCGCAATATCATTATCAGCCGTGAAAATGCTTACCACGGCAGCACACTGGCCGGTGCCAGCCTGGGCGGTATGGGTGGCATGCATAAACAGGGTGCACCGGGTGTACCGGGCATTGAGCATATCCGCCAGCCATACTGGTACGGTGAAGCCGGTGACATGAGCGAAGAGGAATTCGGTGTTGCCTGTGCGCAGGCGCTGGAAGATAAGATTCTGGAAGTCGGCCCGGACAACGTGGCCGCCTTTATCGGCGAACCGATTCAGGGTGCCGGCGGGGTCATCGTCCCCCCTGCGAACTACTGGCAGGAAATTCAGAAGATCTGCCGCAAATACGACATTCTGCTGGCCGCTGATGAGGTTATCTGTGGCTTTGGCCGCACCGGCAACTGGTTCGGCAGCCAGACACTGGATATCCAGCCGGACATTATGTCGATGGCGAAAGGCCTGTCTTCTGGCTATCTGCCGATCTCAGCCGTCGCTATCGGAGGCCGCATTGCCAACGCGCTGATCAATCATGATGATGATTTCAACCACGGTTTCACCTACTCCGGCCACCCGGCAGCGGCAGCTGTGGCGCTGGAAAATATCCGCATCATGAAGGAAGAAAAGATTGTTGAGCGGGTAGCGAACGATATCGGCCCGTACTTCCAGCAGAAACTGCGTGAAGCCCTGGCAGACCATCCGCTGGTTGGCCATATCGAAGGAATGGGTCTGGTAGCCGGTATCGCTCTGATGAAGGATAAAGCGACCAAAACACCTTTCGGTGATGACATTGATATCGGCATGATCTGCCGGGATCACTGTTTCGCCAACAACCTGATCATGCGGGCCGTCGGCAGCCGGATGGTATTGTCTCCTCCACTGGTGATCAGCCATGCTGAAGTGGATGAAATCTGCGAAAAAGCGAAATTATGCTTTGATAAAACCCTCGGGTCTGTCGCAGAATAA
- a CDS encoding response regulator transcription factor — translation MQALQHRSQDPGSARLIAGLIDHIRLRSFPQVLSEYLEALCQFDSILCITYKQSFRPIIIHPQDPDQHSPALHRYIEHSYILDPIYTAIQQGVNEGICRQAEVAPEGFETSDYYQDCYKNFDFVDEINLLVNLGQDVCFAVCLGRKSRLGTITRSELNRLQEALPVISALIRQFWLSQAGEYTKLEKAEGAIAQALSSFGQGVLTQREQQIAGLILQGHSSKSIANTLNISAGTVKVHRKNIHARLKTSTQSEIFTLFLAHLKAIDS, via the coding sequence ATGCAGGCACTTCAACACCGCAGTCAGGACCCCGGTTCTGCCCGCTTAATTGCCGGCCTGATTGATCATATCCGGTTACGCTCTTTCCCCCAGGTACTCAGCGAGTACCTGGAGGCACTCTGCCAGTTCGACTCAATACTGTGCATTACTTACAAGCAGTCATTCCGGCCGATTATTATCCATCCGCAGGATCCTGATCAGCACAGCCCCGCACTGCACCGTTATATCGAACATTCCTATATTCTCGATCCGATCTATACCGCGATTCAGCAAGGGGTTAACGAAGGCATCTGCCGTCAGGCGGAAGTAGCGCCGGAAGGTTTCGAAACCAGTGACTATTATCAGGACTGCTACAAAAACTTCGACTTTGTTGACGAGATTAACCTGCTGGTTAACCTTGGGCAGGATGTCTGCTTTGCCGTCTGTCTGGGCCGTAAATCCCGCTTAGGGACAATTACCCGCAGTGAGCTCAACCGCCTGCAGGAAGCCCTGCCGGTCATCAGTGCGCTGATTCGCCAGTTCTGGCTCTCACAGGCCGGTGAATATACCAAACTGGAAAAAGCCGAAGGCGCCATTGCACAGGCACTGAGCAGTTTTGGTCAGGGAGTGCTCACGCAAAGAGAACAGCAGATTGCCGGTTTAATCCTGCAGGGGCACTCATCCAAATCCATTGCCAATACGCTGAATATCAGCGCGGGTACGGTGAAGGTTCACCGTAAGAATATCCACGCCCGGCTGAAAACCTCTACCCAGTCTGAAATATTCACCTTGTTCCTTGCCCATCTGAAAGCCATCGACAGTTAA
- a CDS encoding LysE family translocator has translation MSIALLSLFIPTFFFVSITPGMCMTLSLTLGMSIGVRRSLHMMWGELLGVGLVAAAAALGVATLMLQFPEAFLFLKYAGGAYLAYIGWQMWQSRGKLVLPEDGSAPVEQSPLQLAGNGFITAVANPKGWAFFVTLLPPFLDNSQSLAPQLASLIAVILTLEFICLLIYASGGKALRHLLLNKNNVKMMNRIAGSLMIGVGIWLAFG, from the coding sequence ATGTCCATTGCCCTGCTCTCGCTGTTTATCCCAACCTTTTTCTTTGTCTCGATTACCCCGGGCATGTGCATGACCCTGTCACTGACTCTGGGTATGTCCATCGGTGTGCGCCGCAGCCTGCATATGATGTGGGGCGAATTACTGGGTGTGGGTCTGGTCGCTGCCGCTGCCGCACTGGGTGTTGCCACCCTGATGCTGCAATTCCCGGAAGCCTTCCTGTTCCTTAAATATGCCGGCGGTGCTTATCTGGCATATATCGGCTGGCAGATGTGGCAGTCCCGCGGCAAACTGGTTTTGCCGGAAGACGGCTCCGCCCCCGTTGAGCAAAGCCCGCTGCAACTGGCCGGTAACGGCTTTATCACCGCCGTTGCCAATCCGAAAGGCTGGGCATTCTTTGTTACCCTGCTGCCGCCCTTTCTGGATAACAGCCAGTCACTGGCCCCTCAGTTAGCCAGCCTGATCGCAGTTATTCTGACGCTGGAATTTATCTGCCTGCTGATTTACGCCAGTGGCGGTAAGGCCCTGCGCCACCTGCTACTAAATAAGAACAATGTAAAAATGATGAACCGTATCGCCGGTTCACTGATGATCGGCGTCGGCATCTGGCTGGCGTTTGGCTGA
- a CDS encoding lysine exporter LysO family protein, giving the protein MTVLMTLGPLLLAMILGYVFPVKALTDARVSRGLTWLTNIILAFVGFGIGSLDQLEDKLSIAGYNALWLFLLITGFNMATLYLSGHLLDKAHRDQSQSASQSIPFNWQNLSGALQTVGWAFAGGIAGYLLQQPLHFIDQVIIWLLYLLLFLVGRQLYLGNYRLRKLFLNPQGLIIATVTIVSTLLAGLTGAWALGLEVREGLAVVSGFGWYSLTGILLTGMGSPVLGTTAFLLDLGREVAALILIPFLSRLSCHINVGYSGATALDFTLPLLAKCHGASVIPNAIASGFILSLAVPVLVPLLYTLGQ; this is encoded by the coding sequence ATGACTGTACTGATGACCCTCGGCCCGCTGTTGCTGGCCATGATCCTTGGCTATGTTTTTCCGGTAAAAGCCCTCACGGATGCCCGTGTCAGCCGTGGCTTAACATGGCTGACTAATATTATTCTGGCTTTTGTCGGCTTTGGTATCGGCAGCCTTGATCAACTGGAAGACAAACTCAGCATTGCCGGTTATAACGCCCTCTGGCTGTTCCTGCTGATTACCGGATTCAACATGGCAACGCTGTATCTCAGTGGCCACCTGTTGGATAAAGCCCACCGCGACCAATCTCAGTCTGCCAGCCAGAGTATTCCTTTTAACTGGCAAAACCTCAGCGGAGCCCTGCAAACAGTTGGCTGGGCGTTTGCCGGCGGTATCGCCGGATATTTACTGCAACAGCCATTACACTTCATTGATCAGGTCATCATCTGGCTGCTGTATCTGCTGTTGTTTCTGGTGGGCCGCCAGCTGTACCTGGGCAACTACCGACTGCGCAAGCTGTTTCTCAATCCGCAGGGGCTGATCATTGCAACAGTCACCATCGTCAGTACCCTGCTCGCAGGCCTGACCGGTGCATGGGCCCTGGGGCTGGAAGTACGGGAAGGTCTGGCGGTGGTCTCCGGGTTTGGCTGGTACAGCCTGACCGGCATCCTGCTGACCGGTATGGGCTCACCGGTACTGGGCACCACCGCATTCCTGCTGGATCTGGGCCGGGAAGTGGCTGCCCTGATTCTGATACCCTTTCTGAGCCGGCTCAGTTGCCATATCAATGTGGGTTACAGTGGCGCAACTGCGCTGGATTTCACTCTGCCACTGCTGGCCAAATGCCACGGGGCCAGTGTCATTCCCAACGCCATTGCCAGTGGCTTTATTCTCAGCCTGGCGGTACCGGTTCTGGTCCCTTTGCTCTATACACTGGGTCAGTAA
- a CDS encoding helix-turn-helix transcriptional regulator, whose amino-acid sequence MAESVSKYYRVAGEPLIQWHDAIAEIITSGVSDEAIDHLIDTLRLLVNADGSSLIVYPDGLQPYCPFRKRGDGSDPRIHIDQYLDSAYLLDPFYRLAVDNPATEGIFPLSKVAPSGFKHTEFYRVYYRVVDFGDEICLIVPTPDNASIHISISRQDDKARFSPAQRALLTRLFSTVRAILLKWWSASQQDALDHQKKTSLLNSKLDSALANFGSSILTQRETQVLQLILRGYAVKFIAQKLDISPETIKHHRKNIYAKLDISSQAEMFHLFIDSLRMMRADSPADPLAEYLQPARQ is encoded by the coding sequence GTGGCAGAAAGCGTTTCCAAATATTACCGTGTGGCCGGCGAGCCACTCATCCAGTGGCATGATGCAATCGCTGAGATTATCACTTCAGGGGTCAGCGACGAGGCCATTGATCACCTGATCGATACCCTGCGTTTACTGGTCAATGCAGATGGCAGTAGCCTGATCGTTTATCCTGACGGCCTGCAGCCTTATTGCCCTTTCCGTAAACGGGGTGACGGCAGCGATCCGCGGATTCACATTGACCAGTATCTGGACAGCGCTTACCTACTCGATCCTTTCTACCGCCTGGCGGTGGATAATCCTGCCACCGAAGGCATCTTCCCGTTAAGCAAGGTTGCGCCGTCCGGCTTTAAACACACCGAGTTTTACCGTGTCTATTACCGGGTGGTGGATTTTGGCGATGAGATCTGTCTGATTGTCCCCACGCCGGATAATGCCAGCATTCACATATCCATCAGCCGGCAGGATGACAAAGCCCGCTTCAGCCCAGCGCAGCGCGCTCTGCTGACCCGGCTGTTTTCAACCGTGCGGGCAATCCTGCTCAAGTGGTGGTCTGCCTCCCAGCAGGACGCACTTGATCACCAGAAAAAGACCAGCCTGCTTAATTCAAAGCTGGACAGCGCTCTGGCTAACTTCGGCAGCTCAATTCTGACCCAGCGGGAAACTCAGGTATTGCAGCTGATTCTGCGTGGTTACGCAGTGAAATTTATCGCCCAGAAACTGGATATCAGCCCGGAAACTATCAAGCACCACCGCAAGAACATCTACGCCAAACTGGATATCAGCTCACAGGCAGAGATGTTCCACCTGTTCATTGATTCTTTACGGATGATGCGGGCAGATTCACCGGCGGACCCGCTGGCAGAATACCTGCAGCCCGCCCGCCAGTAA